From Symphalangus syndactylus isolate Jambi chromosome 21, NHGRI_mSymSyn1-v2.1_pri, whole genome shotgun sequence:
CTTCTTCCCCAGTGATTCTGACTGAAGACATCTAGAATACAGTCTGGCAAGCTACAGCTTAGCAGGTGTCCCTGATGACTCTAATCTGGGTAATTCGATCTGGCATCCACAGGTTCAAAACAATGGCTTTAAGAGTCCTAAAAGAACTTTAGTTGGGTAACTTCTGTATGCTAGAGGCCAGTCCAGAGATAATGAATGGACTCTGCCTTCAGATTGCTCATTATCAGCTCCAGGGGTCAGATACAAAGACAATAAACAGCATGAAAAGAGACGAGTACTTTGTAACCAGTATTTTTAAAGTCTTACAAAATACAAAGGAAGAAGCAGTTATTTCTGCCAGGAGTCAGGGATGAAAGTTGAGTgttattttctgagaaaaaaaattccaaagaggTGGCAAATATGCTCTAATTCAGTTACTAATACTtacatcttattcttttttttttttttgccatcattCTGTTTACACtgacttttcatatgtttatggaATCCAGTGTTGCTTTTGAGTTTTGATCTATGTGTAGGTGTCTATTTTATTGTTAGCATcttcatgtttattttaaagaacaCTCAAAGTCCTAAAATTGACCATTGCACCAGCTTACTTACAACCCCACTTTAGCCAGCTTTATTGTGGATTCTGTCTTGTACTAGCATTGTACTCTGAGGTACTAAAAGACTGGCACTATGCTATGTGACCGTTTTTGGCTTAAAACgtttaatttgttttctgatttgggTACAAAGATGCTGTTGATCCACGGTGAGTATTCTCACATTGTAGCATTCTACCATTAAATATCATACTTCAAAGTGGCCATATATGATAAAGCAAACTATTTTATCTACAACTGCTTCAATAGTTTGCTGAGGAAATCGGATTTGAGATAGTTTACATCAGCAGCCCAGCAACTTTtgaaatttgaaacaaaaatataaggGATACAGAATGAATGTGCAGCCAAATATTTTCCTCTACAGTATGAGCATGaactctttttccattttataatacCTTAATGTTGACTTCTTGAGACATatcaaaggattaaaaaaaagaagaagaaaaactgtaGACCCAGAATCAACCttattttctcaaatgccaaaaGAACTTGTGGTTGCAGGGTACAAAATTCTAATATTAAAATTTCAGTACACTTAAAGAATATATATGATTAGTACTttaacacacaggcacacagataTAGATGATGTGTTTAAATATTCTATATTACCCTATTAATCTTTTTTGAGTAAATATTGTCCTACTTCAATTTTTGACAAAATGAATTATTCTATTAAATAATTAAAGCTTACCCAGTGGGAAAGATTTCTGTCCCAGAAATGTCAAAGCGGTTAATTAGTTTCTCTGATCTGTAGTCTATATTTAGTAAAGAATATGCCCTCCATGAAATTAAATGAATTGCACACAGCAGCCAGGGACACAGGAGAAGGCAGGCTCAGGCCCACAAATCAACTCCAGAGTGACTTCTGGGACTGTCCCAGGTAAGAGGAGCCTTCATCCTTCCCTGACCTCAGCTTACTTGCCTAAGACTCAGGTGACACTAGACCATATCAGGAcgaagagggaaagaggaagtacAACCGGCAGGATGATTCTTTTTAATATACTAATTACTGAAGAAATAACAATTCagcagggccaggcctggtggcccatgcctgtaatcccagcattttgggaagccaaggcgggtagatcactcgagctcaggagttcctgaccagcctgggcaacttggtgaaaatccatctctacaaacaatgcaaaaattagtcaggcatggtggtgcatgcctgtagtcttagctagtcaggaggctgaggtgggaggattgcatgggcctgacagtgagctgtgttcaagacactgcactgcagcctgggtgacaaaatgagacgctaatgagaccttgtctcaaaaattaaacaaacaaataaacgaaAAAACAACTTAAGAAAGGACTTCAAATGTTTAATGACTATATTTTCATCTACAAACATACATTTTTCTATGAATAGCAATATCAACCTGAAACTAGAATTCTGAAGATTAAATCAGATAGGAGAGAAGGAGAGTTCAAGAGAGCCTTGAGTCACTTTGGCCAGTGAAGAGCTGAAATAAATGGAGTCCATTTcaaaatgtgttatattttaCTACGGTCATCATAATATAAAAGGAAACATATGAGAGAAAAATGTGAtagaattctttctgttttagcCTGTTCCCCAAGTGTTTTAAATGTACTAAAAAATCTTCCCTTTTATAGTGTCCATGCTGGCACCTCCATTATGATGTCACTTATAGGTATATCTGTTGCCAGATCAGCAATCAGCAATTCCAAAAGTGATGTTCACTCATGTGTGGAGATACCAGAAGGCCATGGCTCAGAAGCTAAAAAAATCAGTGCTACACAGGTGTGGTATAATGAAGAGAAGATCAGAGGGGATCCAGAGTCTGATGAAGCGTATTTGAGGGTTAATAGGGAGAAAATCTCCTAATCAATGATGTTAACTCTTACCAAAAGGGAACTTCACTGGTTGAATTACAATAGCAGATAGGAGGGTAAAAATAGCAATTTGAGATTTTTAAACCTGTGTTTGTAAGTTACATAAATAACAACAATACCTGAAGTTAGACCCCAATGAATTCATTTCTGCTAGTTATGCTGgataacaaaaagaattttctgaATCAAACCTAATAAACTACCATTTCCAAAGCACCAACTATGTGCAAGATGCTATGCTAGTTGTagtggaaaatttaaaataataataataagagcacAAAATGTAGTCCCAGTCTTTgggggatttttaaaaacttatgaaaCATGTCAAATGAAAGAGCCACATAGATGGAGAGACTCTCATGCCCTAATTGGAAACATGTTGTTTGACCTAGTTGTAGACTAGTATGACTTGGGAAACTTTTCAGTCACTCTTTACACAATGAAAGACTAGTTTTCTTCCTATTTCACCAACAAAGTACATAAAAAGAATACATCATCATTGCCTTACAACTCTAAAAGCAGAACAGTATCTTCTATGTGAAACAGAAGGCTAgatcaaaataaatttcagtgtCAAAAGCAAAGGAGGTCTTTAAAGGAAGTGAAAAATCAAGTTAATTCACTTCTTAATTACTAGccttaaagaaataaattgaatatcttgaaaaaagaacttaaaaaacacCTCAGTTTCATgagcaaatgcaaataaaaaaaaccacaacCACAACCAACCAACACCAATCAGAGTGGTGCTCCTTGTTTGCCCTTTCTGAGGATTGGTAGAAACTGCATTTTTTAATCTCGGCTTTCATGTTTGTCCAAGATCTTTaaagggaggggaaaaaagagagagagaggcaggcactGTATAAAAGAAGCTCCCTTGcggtttctaaaatttatacaaaaacatCATATGTAAGGAAACTCACCAGATTTGGCATCTGCTCTTTGGTGATGGACCCAGAAGAAACTTCAGTTTATTTGGATTATTACTATGCTACGAGCCCAAACTCTGACATCAGGGAGACCCACTCCCATGTTCCTTACACCTCTGTCTTCCTTCCAGTCTTTTACACAGCTGTGTTCCTGACTGGAGCGCTGGGGAACCTTGTTCTCATGGGAGCGTTGCATTTCAAACCCGGCAGCCGAAGACTGATCGACATCTTTATCATCAATCTGGCTGCCTCTGACTTCATTTTCCTTGTCACGTTGCCTCTCTGGGTGGATAAAGAAGCATCTTTAGGACTGTGGAGGACGGGCTCCTTCCTGTGCAAAGGGAGCTCCTACATGATCTCCGTCAATATGCACTGCAGTGTCCTCTTGCTCACTTGCATGAGTGTTGACCGCTACCTGGCCATTGTGTGGCCAGTGGTATCCAGGAAATTCAGAAGGACAGACTCTGCATATGTAGTCTGTGCCAGCATCTGGTTTATCTCCTGCCTGCTGGGGTTGCCTACTCTTCTGTCGAGGGAGCTCACGCTGATTGATGATAAGCCATACTGTGCAGAGAAAAAGGCAACTCCAATTAAACTCATATGGTCCTTGGTGGCCTTAATTTTCACCTTTTTTGTCCCTTTGTTGAGCATTGTGACTTGCTACTGTTGCATTGCAAGGAAGCTGTGTGCCCATTACCAGCAGTCAGGAAAGCACAACAAAAAGCTGAAGAAATCCATAAAGATCATCTTTATTGTCGTGGCAGCCTTTCTTGTCTCCTGGCTGCCCTTCAATACTTTCAAGCTCCTGGCCATTGTCTCTGGGTTGCGGCAAGAACACTATTTTCCCTCAGCCATTCTTCAGCTTGGTATGGAGGTGAGTGGACCCTTGGCATTTGCCAACAGCTGTGTCAACCCTTTCATTTACTATATCTTCGACAGCTACATCCGCCGGGCCATTGTCCACTGCTTGTGCCCTTGCCTGAAAAACTATGACTTTGGGAGTAGCACTGAGACATCAGATAGTCACCTTACTAAGGCTCTCTCCACCTTCATTCATGCAGAAGATTTtgccaggaggaggaagaggtctGTGTCACTCTAAAGGGAACTGTGACATTTCAAGCTCTGTTGGTGGGTTTAGGAGTTAATTTTTGTCAGCAACAAAGAAAGAAGTGTTAATGATAGGATTCACGTTGCTTCATAGATGCAAGGAAGAGTTCATTTTTAAAGATAGGACTGAAAAATCCCTGTGTTGTGGATATAATTAGGCCATGTGCTGTTTTCTCAGCTGAGCAGCCTTCTTCGACCCTTGCCAATCAAGTCCACCAGACAAAATCCAATTCCCATCTGTCCTTGAACTCTTGGATAAAGGCTCCTGCTTGAACCAGTCCCTTTCTTCATGATTGTTAATGCACATTTGGGCCTTTCCTCTCTCAAAAACCATGGTACCTTCATCCCCACCACCATTCATACCGGACTCCAAATTGGACTACATTTAAATGATTCTGCCTACTTTCATCTGATGAGAAATGCGGTAACAATGCAGgtaacaaaaatataatatacCTGCACTGTGCAATTAATTGTTTCTGAGTTACTAAGCTAGATTCTGACCTCAATCTTTAAAGCTTTGTATAGTGATTCGTCATCATCTTTCAACATTGTGCTTCATCCTATGCCTATTCAGAGTAGCTTTGGACTGGCAAAAAAAAACTCATGGGGATTTTGTATTGTGTTTATGATTTGGGACTTACTTTATCATATGGTCTTCTAGTATTTTAACACAAAAGCATATAGCAGGATTCAACCTCCATTTGCTTTGTAAGATATTGATAAAAATGTATCTCATTCATAATGGTGTAGCaactactttttaatggggttttactatgctcttttgttttcattgcctTTATAAATTAGGATTTGACTTTGCTTTAATTACGTTTTTAATTACCCAGTTACCTAGttatcaaatgaaaatgttattaCTAATATAATTGGAACTCATCAAATTCTTAGCTGTACCCTGATGCAGattatcattttgtattttaattaaaatgttagtGCTACACATTCCCTATAGTATCAtttgtttcatgcctgtaatttcaagaTAAAATCCAGTAATATAGGGAGACAGGCTGCTCTGTATTCAGCCGAAGTAGAAAATCTCTAACAAAGATCTCactagtattttatatatatttttccataccCAGAAACCTTCTTGAATTCCTTtagccaataaatatttattgagtcaaTTTGTACCTATATTCCTTTTGAAGACTTTGATGTGAAAAACATGTAATTAGTGGCAACCACAAAAGACTCTGCAGCAGCAAGCATGCTATTGTAAACATCTTTTGACTCAAGGGAAAGTGGGTTATGTCTTTACCTCCACTGTTGACTTGAATGAATTACCATTTTACTCCTAAATATTAGatttgaaaatcagaaaaaacTTAGAATCCTTTCAAAGACTAGCCAATTTAATTTCATGTCATGTATCTTTCACATTAAGAGAAACCTCAAATATCAGATATCTCCTTGTAGCCTAATTAGAAGCTGAAAATACAGTTTTTGGTTTTATAAATTGGCTAActtgttaatttttcttaaactgttattaaataaaaatataatttccttaCATAAGTATTCTTCTGGACTGTGTTAATTTCtaaaaacatattaatattaatactaatTCTAATAACCTTTTAGTAAATTATTATGGTTATAGAAAAAAAGACCAtgtaaataataacaaataaatattctTGGAAAACTTCAAAACTAAATTCAATGCAATTGAATAGATCTCCAAAAGTTAAACGAAAACAAAATACGGAAGGTAGAAGACacacatttctttaaaacaaatcagCAAAAGCACTGTTACTAATCATGAAAGTTACTGCCTTTGAAAAATACtgcctttaaaaaatagctgaatcaatcagcTAAGTTATTGGTTGGGAAAGGAGAAAACCTGTGCTATTAATTTTAGCTTCACCCTTAATGTTGTGATACTAATAAGGTCATTTTAATCTTTCATACCTAAATGTAGTTGGTAATATCTATGTCTATAGAATTATCAAGGatactgtaaaaataataaatataaataaagttttaaatgtgGAGTAAAAAGTTACTTTATAAAGTGATTTGATTTCTATTATTAATTATTGACTACTACTTACAAATTTTCAAACTAACATCAAATAATACTTaatcattctcatttttaaaatattgagattttatttctacttcttcaCTTTAATTTTgctgagaatatttaaaataataccaaataaaaatatatattattggtTTTTTAGTACTTTAAATAGATATAATAATTGTAGGCTTTAATAAAATCTTAGTTTATTTTACATTCATAATGCACCAgttgtggaagaaaaaaatagatataattttATAGGTAGTATAACTCTAATAGAAAAAAGTTCAAAGCTTGATTAAGTTCACATGTTATTTTGTCATATATGGATTCTGCTGGTATGAAATGTAATTTACattacaatagcattaaaaagtTTATTACAAATTAGTTGTCtgacattttgcatatttttaaaaccataggctgggtgcagtggctcacgcctgtaatcctagcactttaggaggccgaggcaggcagatcacaaggtcaggagttcgagaccggcctgaccaatgtagtgaaaccctgtttctactaaaaatacaaaaaattagccaggcatgctggcaggcacctataatcccagctacccaggaggctgaggcaagagaatcgcttgaacccaggaggcagaggttgcagtgagccaagattgagccactgcactccagcccaagtgacagtgcgagactctgtctcaaaaataataataataatatttcttcatttttaatttgaacAATTTCTATTTCTATACAACGTAGATattctacatatacatatacttacAGATATACATAGAAACACAGACTCATATTTAtaccttttcattgtttttattaccTGAATTAAACTAGCCTAAAGGCTAGTCTGTGATAATTTAATgtcattaaagaacaaatcaACACATTGCCAAGAATTTCCAGAAAATTACTCTTTCATCCTAACACAATCATGCCTTGCCAGTTATATCCAAagttaggaaaacaaaataaaatttttataattcagaGTAATACACAAGGAAATCACTACAGATTAACATTATTTGTAGTCATTTGCATAAGTAGTCCAAAGTTACTGCGAGGATGTAAATGACAAACATAAAAAGATAGTGATCTCTCAagcatttctcaaataacttttttaaacttACCCCAGAAAAGGTCTCCATTGAATCCTAGGTAATGTGTAGTCTGAtactttataattaattttaaaagaaatgtactcAAGACACGCATAGTCGCAAACATAGTCCCAAACACATTTACTCCATTTAGGTTGTGTTGAAAGGTTGAAACTAACCTGATATTCCTGGGAGTCCCTTAACCTGTCCACTCTTAACAAGTCAAAATCACTTCTGTAGTGAAAAATTATAAGAACAGTCTTAAAGGGAAGCTATGTGCGTGACTGAGAACGGGCTATTACTAGGGGTcacaagttaatttttaaatagatgcagaaatgcaCAGTATGATGGTAAGGTGAGTGGAAAAAAATCTTCCTCTGTGATTCATCTTGACTCCTCCAATCACTCTCTATTCTACCTAGCGATCTCAGAAGTGAGAAATGACTTGTCAAATGTGCATGCCACAAAGAACCTGTTTTCCTACAGAGCTCATTCATAAAAGCCGAGCAAAACTAAAAGAATTACAAATTTGCTTCTAAAACCAGACCACTGGTGTAAACTGCCAGCAAGATAATGGCTCCAGCCCCATTAGAGAAAGAGGTGCCATAGGAGAAAAAGCAAGCAGGTAATTTTAACtaccaaaatatttgcaaacagttACTGACTACTGCAAGTTCCTTCTGTCTTTCACGGAGCTTGATGTGGATTGGATTTTCCCCTGCACATGCCAGTTAttatttaaaggttttttttttgagccaacaTTCTTTGTTTTTATCAATTTTAGAAGTAAACGATTATGACTAGACTTTACGTATAAGTGTACAGGGAAAAACAACTGTGCCATTGACTTGATTTTATATTGCAAATGTAAAAATCCACCCTAGGGTGAGTTACATTCATTGGTTCTTGTTATCTTTGTCATTTCCTTAATAGAGCTATATTTCCTAAACATATATGACAAGTGGAAATTGCATCCTAAGATAAACCtacagtattaaaaataaaatccaaaacacaaaaaaccctacTTTAAATATCCAAAGTATCAAACTATTCATAAAGGTTCTTATGACAAGGTAAATGGTAGTGAAAtgtaaatttacataaaatgttcaTTGTTCATCTAAAAGTAGGGGGAAAGTATTCTGCTAGTTGGGCAGACATTATTAAACTAAAAAATTTCTGGTTTATATATATAAGCACCAAATTTCTAAGATTCAAAGGTACTTTCAAATTACAGTGAAACTTTCTGAGTTAGCTGTATATGCTTAAGGATCtatgataaaatattcacattattattaaaattatctgcCAACCTAGTAAAGGATGTTCATCAATTTGACATTATTCAgtgatttttcttatttgctaattaaatatatataataattaactAGTTTTCTGACACTTCCATGTTAGAGAGAGTTAAACATCATCTATGAGTACCTCATGTTTGTCAACATTGAtagtaaatttaacatttttacttgCTAGGTCCTATCAattctgatttaaaatattttatttctgtgtttctattagttcaaaataaaacaaaaaagtgctcctgcctcctgcctagCATATTTGTgatctgtatactttaaatgcaCTCTTTCATTTGCTCTTAATTATATATGAAACAGGAGATAGAAACTACTATTGTGAtgtttattcagaaaataaaatattatgcatcAAAACTTACATATGACTAgaggctttatttttaatttaaaaaaatctgtggcAAAGTCTTCAGCAAGCAATACTGCTCTTTTCCTTACAGAGTATATATAGACCCTTTGTATTTCATAACCATCCATTGTAAAACCTTCACAAATCTCTAAATTTGCCAACTCCAATATAGCATATAATCTACTtcatacaaattaaataaaatgtaatgttttCAGAGCTATtgcaaaatgtataaaaagaaaagttgaaaggatTCTATCCTAAGTGTTTGGCCTGACTCACTAGTTAAGTGACTCATTCCACATCACCTCACAGGTCAGTGGTTTAAATGTCTGCTTTTTATGTTATACAACTGTGGAGTTTCAGTCAAAATCTCAAACATCAAACTGTGAATGCAAAATGTCGATCGTACACAATGCACTATGACAaccgtaaaaattgttaaatctTTTTATTGTAACTGGTGGATTCTAAAACAGGCATATTGCAGTTACACATTcacaaaatatcttttttctctttttttttttttttgagatgaagtctcactcattctgtcatccaggttggagtgcagaggcgcgatcttcactcactgcaacctccacctccagggttcaagagattctcctgcctcagcctcccgagtagctggattacaggcatgtgccactatgccaggctccttttttttttttttctttttttttttggtatttttagcagatatggagtttcaccattttggccaggctggtctcaaactcctgacctcaagtgatccacccaccttggcctcccaaagttctaggattacaggcatgagccactgcacccagcctctttctttctcttatacacatacacaaacacacaaacatactGTATACAGTTGCAGCTGAAAATCTTCTGTTGAATGTTGCTGTTAATATTCAGACTAAAGTACTTGagatgaatataaatattttatctactGACAAAATACAGAatacaagaaaggagaaaataaagcaaagaaaaagcataataaataaaaaacacaaaataaaatggcatatGTATGCATAAATACATCAGCAATTACAAAAAGCATATAAGTGGATTGAAATTTCTActaaagatgcagaaaaggcctttgacaaaatttaacaacacttcatgctaaaaactctcaataaattaggtattgatgggacgtacctcaaaataataagagctatctatgacaaacccacagccaatatcatactgaatgggcaaaaactggaagcattccctttgaaaactggcacaagacagggatgccctctctcaccactcctattcaacatagtgctggaagttctggccagggcaatcaggcaggagaaggaaataaagggtattcaattaggaaaagaggaagtcaaattgtccctgtttgcag
This genomic window contains:
- the GPR15 gene encoding G-protein coupled receptor 15 is translated as MDPEETSVYLDYYYATSPNSDIRETHSHVPYTSVFLPVFYTAVFLTGALGNLVLMGALHFKPGSRRLIDIFIINLAASDFIFLVTLPLWVDKEASLGLWRTGSFLCKGSSYMISVNMHCSVLLLTCMSVDRYLAIVWPVVSRKFRRTDSAYVVCASIWFISCLLGLPTLLSRELTLIDDKPYCAEKKATPIKLIWSLVALIFTFFVPLLSIVTCYCCIARKLCAHYQQSGKHNKKLKKSIKIIFIVVAAFLVSWLPFNTFKLLAIVSGLRQEHYFPSAILQLGMEVSGPLAFANSCVNPFIYYIFDSYIRRAIVHCLCPCLKNYDFGSSTETSDSHLTKALSTFIHAEDFARRRKRSVSL